The Helicobacter ganmani genome includes a window with the following:
- a CDS encoding RluA family pseudouridine synthase: MPFVLKEFPIPKPMKAHQFLMQCLHLNMAQSQRYINKGKVIYEGKPLKNNEKAKILEKSVCILIFEADSVGLKPLYENEHFALFEKPAKMLIHPKGRFAHHSFVDEVRSLYGEEASLVHRIDKETSGLVLVGKHSRSITKLGAMFANHHITKEYLALVRGDLSKSNWRGRDFCLSLPLATQPKGGDLCVRSKFLGQSEAESLSFREAKSEFEMLGVLDFCLQKSFGGDSNLQTVPCTLLKVRPKSGRTHQIRLHLYALGFPILGDPLYGALDVHSREYLDAEFIPAKSQNLSRDSLYGLSNRRREIYFGATRLMLHAYHLKFNFEGKTYDFQSSKTFEIPFS, translated from the coding sequence ATGCCCTTTGTTTTAAAAGAATTTCCTATTCCAAAACCAATGAAAGCTCATCAATTCTTAATGCAATGTTTGCATTTAAATATGGCACAATCGCAAAGATATATTAATAAAGGCAAAGTGATTTATGAGGGCAAACCTCTAAAGAATAATGAAAAAGCCAAGATATTGGAAAAAAGTGTTTGTATTCTCATATTTGAAGCTGATTCTGTCGGCTTAAAGCCACTTTATGAGAATGAACATTTTGCGCTTTTTGAGAAGCCAGCTAAAATGCTCATTCACCCTAAAGGGAGATTTGCACACCATAGCTTTGTTGATGAGGTGCGCTCTCTTTATGGGGAGGAGGCTAGCTTGGTTCATCGTATTGACAAGGAGACTAGCGGGCTTGTGCTTGTAGGTAAGCATTCACGCAGTATTACAAAGCTCGGTGCAATGTTTGCAAATCATCACATTACAAAAGAATATCTAGCTCTTGTGCGTGGGGATTTGAGTAAAAGTAATTGGAGGGGGAGAGATTTTTGCCTCTCTTTGCCGCTTGCAACACAACCAAAAGGCGGGGATTTGTGCGTACGTTCTAAGTTTTTAGGGCAGAGTGAAGCGGAATCACTATCCTTTAGGGAGGCAAAAAGCGAATTTGAAATGTTAGGAGTGTTGGATTTTTGCTTGCAAAAATCTTTTGGTGGAGATTCTAACTTGCAAACTGTGCCATGCACTTTGTTAAAAGTGCGTCCAAAAAGCGGGCGCACACATCAGATTCGCTTGCATTTGTATGCGCTTGGCTTTCCGATTTTGGGAGACCCTCTCTATGGAGCGTTAGATGTGCATAGTCGGGAATATTTAGACGCGGAATTTATCCCCGCAAAATCACAAAATCTTTCCCGTGATTCTTTATATGGCTTGAGCAATAGGAGGCGAGAGATTTACTTTGGGGCAACGCGCTTGATGTTGCACGCTTATCATTTGAAATTTAACTTTGAAGGTAAAACCTATGATTTTCAAAGTAGCAAAACTTTTGAGATTCCATTTTCTTGA
- a CDS encoding RDD family protein, protein MNTNKIEEILAREEIEVAPYWKRIVAHLIDDLLLSMVIIGIYWDSIMQNTGDVEAMLAIVSSSWAILYGIRILYHWLFVQFYGATIGKIVVKIRVIELGLLDNPSFWQAFLRSLLRTLNEFLMYLPFFYIFANPLKRGLHDIAANTLVVELKPYNA, encoded by the coding sequence ATGAATACCAATAAGATTGAAGAAATTTTAGCACGTGAAGAAATTGAAGTTGCTCCTTATTGGAAGCGAATCGTGGCACATTTGATTGATGATTTACTTTTAAGTATGGTAATCATTGGGATTTATTGGGATAGCATTATGCAAAATACGGGCGATGTAGAAGCAATGTTGGCGATTGTTTCTAGCTCTTGGGCGATTCTTTATGGAATCCGCATTTTATATCATTGGCTTTTTGTGCAGTTTTATGGAGCGACGATTGGAAAAATTGTCGTGAAGATTCGCGTGATAGAGTTAGGGTTGTTGGATAATCCTAGTTTTTGGCAAGCGTTTTTGCGCTCACTTTTGCGCACATTGAATGAATTTCTGATGTATTTGCCCTTCTTTTATATTTTTGCTAATCCTCTAAAAAGAGGCTTGCACGATATAGCAGCCAATACACTCGTTGTGGAGCTAAAGCCCTATAATGCTTAA
- the pseF gene encoding pseudaminic acid cytidylyltransferase, giving the protein MESCVCVIPARGGSKRIKRKNLKNFCGKPILSYSLQNAQKSGIFDKILVSSDDEEILEFAKSFGVSALRRPENLSTDYSSTREVILHAIESLEMQEVESQDLWICCLYATAPLLDSKTLTESFLQAKTYASSCYCFGAVEYDYSPYRAFNIIENHNKMLFKEHFSKRSQDLEKIYHDAGQFYFARSSVWRNRENIFEDSVSIVLPPMRVQDIDTLEDWELAELKFKLLANSCRK; this is encoded by the coding sequence ATGGAATCTTGTGTGTGCGTAATCCCCGCACGCGGTGGGAGTAAGCGAATTAAAAGAAAGAATCTCAAAAATTTTTGTGGCAAACCCATTTTGTCTTATAGTCTGCAAAATGCGCAAAAAAGCGGAATCTTTGATAAAATTCTTGTTTCAAGTGATGATGAGGAGATTTTAGAATTTGCCAAAAGTTTTGGAGTTAGCGCATTGAGGCGTCCAGAGAACTTAAGCACAGATTATAGCAGCACAAGAGAGGTGATTTTGCACGCAATAGAATCCCTTGAAATGCAAGAAGTAGAATCGCAAGATTTATGGATATGCTGCCTCTATGCAACTGCACCTTTGCTAGATTCTAAGACACTTACAGAATCTTTTTTGCAAGCGAAAACCTACGCGTCCTCTTGCTATTGTTTTGGTGCAGTGGAGTATGATTACTCGCCTTATCGCGCCTTTAACATTATAGAAAATCACAATAAAATGCTTTTTAAAGAGCATTTTTCTAAACGTTCGCAAGATTTAGAGAAAATCTACCACGACGCAGGGCAATTTTATTTCGCACGCTCAAGTGTATGGCGCAATCGTGAAAATATTTTTGAGGATTCTGTGAGTATTGTGCTACCCCCTATGCGTGTGCAAGATATTGACACACTAGAGGATTGGGAGCTTGCGGAGCTTAAATTCAAGCTTTTAGCCAATTCTTGTAGGAAATAG
- a CDS encoding c-type cytochrome, which translates to MKKILSAFVCAAVLSSTLPANECVCFELKGEFGEEIKAILQKYSKNLGSKDIKVVREDADLTLQERNFLDSLLGTGSVASTAKTADLEKGKKLYERDCANCHGQKGEIAVASKPAINTWKASEIASEIKTYQNQSFEGQSRFIKNQVAQRYTRRDMDDIGAYIETLK; encoded by the coding sequence ATGAAAAAAATTTTATCAGCTTTTGTTTGTGCCGCAGTTTTAAGCAGCACACTTCCTGCAAATGAATGCGTCTGTTTTGAACTCAAAGGTGAATTTGGGGAAGAAATCAAAGCCATTTTGCAAAAATATTCCAAAAATTTAGGCTCAAAAGACATTAAAGTCGTGCGTGAAGACGCGGATTTGACACTTCAAGAACGAAATTTTTTAGATAGTCTCTTAGGCACAGGTTCCGTAGCAAGCACAGCTAAAACAGCAGATTTAGAAAAAGGCAAAAAACTCTATGAACGTGATTGTGCAAATTGTCATGGGCAAAAAGGTGAAATTGCTGTAGCAAGCAAGCCCGCAATTAATACTTGGAAAGCAAGTGAAATTGCAAGTGAAATTAAAACCTACCAAAATCAAAGCTTTGAAGGACAATCTCGTTTTATCAAAAACCAAGTAGCGCAACGTTATACCAGACGCGATATGGACGATATTGGTGCATATATTGAAACACTAAAGTAA
- a CDS encoding DNA adenine methylase, translating into MKIKIPPLKIQGIKSKLVCSIKSTMKWDNQGIYLEPFMGSGVVGFNIAPNGDFIYCDPPYIDRHCDYFNAWNETKEKELYEILSSTKAKFILSTWHSNRYRENKYIITLWNRFYNDIIEHFYHLGASENNRNAIKEALIKNYVVDTNFIPSNPARQKSLFG; encoded by the coding sequence ATGAAAATTAAGATTCCACCACTTAAAATTCAAGGCATCAAAAGTAAGCTAGTCTGCTCCATTAAAAGCACAATGAAGTGGGATAATCAAGGAATCTACTTGGAGCCATTTATGGGCAGCGGTGTTGTAGGCTTTAATATCGCACCTAATGGAGACTTTATTTATTGCGACCCACCTTATATTGATAGGCATTGTGATTATTTTAATGCTTGGAATGAAACGAAAGAAAAAGAACTTTATGAAATTTTATCTAGCACAAAGGCAAAGTTTATACTCTCAACTTGGCATAGTAACCGATATAGAGAAAATAAGTATATAATAACATTATGGAATAGATTTTATAATGACATTATTGAGCATTTTTATCATTTGGGTGCAAGTGAAAACAATAGAAACGCAATCAAAGAAGCATTAATAAAAAACTATGTTGTGGATACAAATTTTATACCAAGTAATCCTGCAAGACAAAAATCTTTATTTGGATAA
- the gltX gene encoding glutamate--tRNA ligase, with translation MSKIVTRFAPSPTGYLHIGGLRTALFNYLYARANGGKFLLRIEDTDLARNSIDAKEAILQAFAWVGMDYDGEVVYQSQRFSLYQEYIDRLLKEGKAYYCYMQKEELDKNRKEAEAKGQVWKYDNRYRDFTDTPPAGVKPVVRIKAPTEGEICFLDGVKGEIRIAAKELDDFIIARSDGTPTYNFVVTIDDALMGVTDVIRGDDHLSNTPKQIILYQALSFVIPRFYHVPMILNPQGQKLSKRDGAMSVMEYKTLGFLPQALLNFLVRLGWSHKDQEIFSMQEMLDFFNPNSLNSAPSAYNKEKLLWLNAHYLHKLDCKQINTLLPFYGAEIPNQRAQEILYPEIKERSKTLLEFVEILKTCLTSVVTYDEKMLQKVKNEENIHLLKEFMIYLQSLKTPFENVQEAEQEIATFADFQGIKAKSFFMPLRFALLGSPGGVGIAPLMSALGAEVVIERIKQALEILSKSDS, from the coding sequence ATGAGCAAAATTGTAACAAGATTTGCACCTTCTCCTACGGGTTATTTACATATCGGTGGCTTACGCACCGCACTTTTTAACTATCTTTATGCAAGGGCAAATGGTGGAAAATTTTTATTACGCATTGAAGATACGGATTTAGCACGCAACTCAATAGATGCCAAAGAAGCAATTTTGCAGGCATTTGCTTGGGTTGGAATGGATTATGATGGCGAAGTTGTCTATCAAAGTCAAAGATTCTCGCTCTATCAAGAATACATTGACCGCTTATTAAAAGAAGGAAAAGCATATTATTGCTATATGCAAAAAGAGGAATTAGACAAGAATCGCAAAGAGGCGGAAGCCAAAGGGCAAGTGTGGAAATACGACAACCGCTATCGTGATTTTACAGACACGCCACCTGCTGGAGTAAAACCTGTTGTGCGAATTAAAGCACCCACAGAGGGGGAAATCTGCTTCCTTGATGGCGTCAAAGGTGAAATCAGAATTGCGGCAAAAGAATTGGACGATTTCATCATTGCACGCAGTGATGGCACACCCACTTACAACTTCGTCGTAACGATTGATGACGCGCTTATGGGGGTAACAGATGTGATTCGTGGCGATGACCATTTAAGTAACACACCCAAACAAATCATTCTTTACCAAGCATTAAGTTTTGTGATTCCGCGATTTTATCATGTGCCAATGATTCTCAATCCTCAAGGGCAAAAACTTAGCAAACGCGATGGTGCAATGAGTGTTATGGAATACAAAACTCTAGGTTTCCTGCCCCAAGCCTTATTGAATTTTCTTGTACGTTTAGGTTGGAGTCACAAAGACCAAGAAATTTTTTCTATGCAAGAAATGTTAGATTTCTTTAATCCCAATAGCTTAAATAGTGCTCCCTCTGCCTACAATAAAGAAAAGCTTTTGTGGCTAAACGCACACTATTTACACAAACTAGATTGCAAACAAATCAATACATTATTGCCTTTTTATGGCGCAGAGATTCCAAATCAACGCGCACAAGAGATTCTGTATCCCGAAATTAAAGAACGTTCTAAAACACTATTGGAATTTGTTGAAATCCTAAAAACTTGTTTGACTTCTGTCGTAACTTATGACGAAAAAATGCTCCAAAAAGTCAAGAATGAGGAGAATATTCACTTGTTAAAAGAATTTATGATTTATTTGCAATCCCTAAAAACACCTTTTGAAAATGTGCAAGAAGCAGAACAAGAAATTGCGACTTTCGCAGATTTTCAAGGAATCAAGGCAAAAAGCTTTTTTATGCCTTTACGCTTTGCTCTGCTTGGCTCACCCGGTGGCGTTGGAATCGCGCCCTTGATGAGCGCATTAGGAGCTGAAGTGGTCATAGAAAGAATCAAGCAAGCATTAGAAATTTTAAGCAAAAGCGATTCTTAA
- the purD gene encoding phosphoribosylamine--glycine ligase: MEIVIVGSGGREYSIGLALQKECRIDGIYFYPGNGATSKLGKNIDFANQQEFIDFALIQRIGLVIIGPEAPLVDGLADSLRANGILVFGPSAKAARLEGSKAYMKKFAQKYGIPTARFIQTQDYVESCRFIDALSLPIVVKADGLCAGKGVIIAQSHEEAKIAAKEMLDGKSFGDSGKTIVIEEFLDGFELSVFAMCDGKDFIVLPAAQDHKRLLDKDKGPNTGGMGAYAPAPLVNAQILEEVKSTIIVPTLKGMAEDGNPFNGALFCGIMVVQGKPYLLEFNVRFGDPECEVLMPLFKNGLLDCFLACARGDLKNVQFELESKVCVGVVVASKDYPYKSSPKAKIVIRSLDNTQSHISFAGVSKEGEDLFATGGRVLVCVGKGDNVQEALKNAYAQVESVNFEGMQYRKDIAYQALR, translated from the coding sequence ATGGAAATTGTTATTGTGGGTAGCGGCGGGCGTGAATATTCAATTGGGCTTGCATTGCAAAAGGAATGCAGAATAGACGGGATTTATTTTTATCCGGGCAATGGTGCAACAAGCAAACTTGGCAAAAATATTGATTTTGCAAATCAACAAGAATTTATAGATTTTGCATTGATACAAAGAATCGGACTTGTGATTATAGGTCCTGAAGCACCATTGGTAGATGGTTTAGCGGATTCTTTGCGGGCAAATGGAATCCTTGTCTTTGGTCCAAGCGCAAAAGCCGCGCGTTTGGAGGGTTCGAAAGCTTATATGAAAAAGTTTGCGCAAAAATATGGAATCCCGACAGCACGTTTTATTCAAACGCAAGACTATGTAGAATCTTGCAGATTTATTGACGCTTTAAGTTTGCCTATTGTCGTAAAAGCTGATGGTTTGTGTGCAGGCAAAGGCGTCATTATAGCCCAAAGCCACGAGGAAGCAAAAATAGCAGCGAAGGAAATGTTAGACGGAAAGAGTTTTGGGGATTCGGGTAAAACAATTGTGATTGAGGAATTTTTAGACGGATTTGAATTGTCTGTTTTTGCAATGTGCGATGGAAAGGATTTCATTGTATTGCCTGCCGCGCAAGACCATAAGCGACTTTTGGACAAAGACAAAGGTCCAAATACAGGAGGAATGGGGGCTTATGCTCCTGCTCCTTTGGTAAATGCGCAAATCCTTGAAGAAGTCAAATCCACAATTATTGTGCCGACACTTAAAGGTATGGCAGAGGATGGAAATCCTTTTAATGGAGCTTTATTTTGTGGGATTATGGTTGTTCAAGGTAAGCCCTATTTGCTAGAGTTTAATGTTCGCTTTGGCGATCCAGAATGCGAAGTGTTAATGCCGCTTTTTAAAAATGGTTTGTTGGATTGTTTCTTAGCGTGCGCTAGAGGGGATTTGAAAAATGTGCAATTTGAGTTAGAGTCCAAAGTATGTGTAGGAGTTGTGGTTGCTTCTAAGGACTATCCTTACAAAAGTTCTCCCAAAGCAAAAATTGTGATTCGTTCTTTGGATAATACGCAATCCCATATTAGCTTTGCAGGAGTGAGCAAAGAGGGAGAGGATTTGTTCGCAACCGGAGGACGTGTGCTTGTATGTGTGGGTAAGGGCGATAATGTGCAAGAGGCACTTAAAAATGCTTATGCACAAGTGGAATCTGTTAATTTTGAAGGAATGCAATATCGCAAAGATATTGCCTATCAAGCTTTGAGGTAG
- a CDS encoding EcoRV family type II restriction endonuclease, which produces MNKQEFIQNFRNFLDTLQDKICEDSKWKIKGFTLGSHGEYFKNRESNKNIQFPYNQYQGHFCLGVIYDRIMIDELTRYGIDDLKKIPSVIQNLTLFFVEKYKIASDSSGSGNTANIRSIKNIDDIINERGVFANLGEEIFDDYWINYGQINITDSKENNKT; this is translated from the coding sequence ATGAATAAGCAAGAGTTTATACAGAACTTTAGAAATTTTCTTGATACCCTACAAGATAAAATCTGCGAAGACTCTAAATGGAAAATTAAAGGTTTTACTCTAGGTTCACACGGAGAATATTTTAAAAATAGAGAATCTAACAAGAATATCCAATTCCCTTATAATCAATATCAAGGACATTTTTGCTTGGGTGTAATTTATGATAGAATAATGATTGATGAACTCACGCGTTATGGAATTGATGATTTAAAAAAAATTCCGTCTGTGATACAAAATCTCACTTTATTTTTTGTAGAGAAATATAAAATAGCTAGCGATTCTAGTGGTAGTGGTAATACTGCAAATATACGTAGCATTAAAAATATTGATGATATTATCAATGAGAGAGGTGTATTTGCAAATCTTGGTGAGGAAATTTTTGATGATTATTGGATAAATTATGGGCAAATCAATATTACAGATTCTAAAGAAAATAACAAAACTTAA
- the pseC gene encoding UDP-4-amino-4,6-dideoxy-N-acetyl-beta-L-altrosamine transaminase, with the protein MIPYGKQEITESDINAVIDALKSPLITQGPKAQEFEEKIASKVGAQFGVSFNSATSALHCAALALGLGKGDFLWTTPNSFVASANCGIYCGAKVDFVDIDAQTYNLDTKALEKKLKNTPKRKLPKVLVAVHFAGQSCEMKEIYRLSQIYRFKIIEDASHALGGSYCKIPIGSCKWSDITIFSFHPVKIITCAEGGIATTNNEKYASKMQIFKSHGITKDTKRFKGENAGAWYYEQQFLGFNYRLSELHATLGISQLTRLEEYVRVRNALVKTYNENLSNLELILPYVAPYNYSAFHLYVILLTKKSGIKRKELFGKLQAAGIGAQVHYIPIHLQPFYARFGFKKGDFKKAESYYQNAISLPLFPTLSEQEQQKVIATLQESVRKKD; encoded by the coding sequence ATGATTCCTTATGGCAAACAAGAAATTACAGAATCAGATATTAATGCGGTAATAGACGCTCTCAAATCCCCTTTGATTACGCAAGGACCAAAAGCACAAGAGTTTGAAGAAAAGATAGCGAGTAAAGTGGGTGCGCAATTTGGTGTGAGTTTCAATAGTGCAACAAGCGCGCTCCATTGCGCCGCTCTTGCTTTGGGGCTTGGCAAAGGAGACTTTTTATGGACGACACCCAATAGTTTTGTTGCGAGTGCAAATTGTGGAATCTACTGCGGTGCAAAAGTAGATTTTGTAGATATTGATGCACAAACCTACAATTTAGACACAAAAGCGTTAGAGAAAAAACTCAAAAATACTCCCAAACGCAAATTACCGAAAGTGCTTGTAGCCGTGCATTTTGCCGGACAAAGCTGCGAGATGAAAGAAATTTATCGCTTAAGTCAAATCTACCGCTTCAAAATCATAGAAGACGCTTCACACGCACTTGGTGGAAGCTATTGTAAAATTCCTATTGGAAGTTGTAAATGGAGTGATATTACGATTTTTAGCTTCCACCCTGTTAAAATCATTACTTGCGCAGAGGGTGGAATCGCCACGACAAACAATGAAAAATACGCAAGCAAAATGCAAATATTCAAAAGCCACGGAATCACAAAAGACACAAAAAGATTCAAAGGTGAAAATGCTGGGGCTTGGTATTATGAGCAACAATTTTTGGGCTTTAATTATCGCTTAAGTGAATTACACGCAACACTTGGAATCTCGCAATTAACGCGACTAGAAGAATATGTACGCGTGCGCAACGCACTAGTAAAAACCTACAACGAAAATTTAAGCAATTTGGAGCTGATTTTGCCCTATGTTGCACCTTATAATTACAGTGCATTCCACTTGTATGTGATTTTACTCACCAAAAAAAGCGGAATCAAACGCAAAGAATTATTTGGCAAATTACAGGCAGCTGGAATCGGTGCACAAGTGCATTATATCCCAATTCACTTGCAACCCTTTTATGCACGATTTGGTTTCAAAAAAGGAGACTTTAAAAAGGCAGAATCCTACTATCAAAACGCCATTAGTCTGCCACTTTTCCCAACTTTAAGCGAACAGGAGCAGCAAAAAGTGATTGCGACTCTACAAGAATCTGTGCGCAAAAAGGACTAA
- the pseB gene encoding UDP-N-acetylglucosamine 4,6-dehydratase (inverting) yields MFNDKSILITGGTGSFGKCYTKTLLERYKPKKIVIFSRDELKQFEMAQTYNASCMRYFLGDVRDESRLKEATIGIDYIIHAAALKQVPAAEYNPTECIKTNIYGAQNVINAALSNGISKVIALSTDKAANPINLYGATKLASDKLFVAANNIAGMRKTRFSVVRYGNVIGSRGSVVPFFQKLICEGAKELPITDPEMTRFMITLQQGVDFVLKNFERMKGGETFVPKIPSMKITEVAKALAPNLPHKIVGIRPGEKIHETMCPSDDSHITYEFNDYYVIAPTIQFSFITDFSTNVLGESGKLVPRGFSYDSGTNKQWLSCEEFLELLQ; encoded by the coding sequence ATGTTCAATGATAAAAGTATTCTAATCACCGGTGGCACAGGGAGTTTTGGTAAATGCTATACCAAAACACTCCTAGAGCGATACAAGCCCAAAAAAATTGTCATTTTCTCCCGTGATGAGTTGAAGCAATTTGAAATGGCACAAACCTATAACGCCTCTTGTATGCGATATTTTTTAGGTGATGTGCGTGATGAAAGCAGACTCAAAGAAGCGACCATTGGAATTGATTACATTATCCACGCCGCAGCACTCAAACAAGTTCCAGCCGCAGAATACAATCCAACAGAATGCATTAAAACAAATATTTATGGCGCGCAAAACGTCATCAATGCAGCCCTTAGCAATGGAATCTCAAAAGTCATTGCACTTTCCACCGATAAAGCGGCAAATCCTATCAATCTCTATGGGGCGACAAAATTGGCAAGTGATAAGCTTTTTGTCGCGGCAAACAATATTGCCGGAATGCGCAAAACTCGCTTTTCTGTCGTGCGTTATGGTAATGTTATTGGCTCACGTGGCTCTGTCGTGCCATTTTTTCAAAAGCTCATTTGTGAGGGAGCAAAAGAGTTACCTATTACAGACCCAGAAATGACACGCTTTATGATTACTTTGCAACAAGGAGTGGATTTTGTTTTGAAAAACTTTGAAAGAATGAAAGGTGGGGAAACTTTTGTCCCTAAAATTCCATCAATGAAAATAACCGAAGTGGCGAAAGCTCTAGCTCCAAACTTACCTCATAAAATCGTCGGAATCCGACCGGGTGAAAAAATCCACGAAACGATGTGTCCGAGTGATGATAGCCATATTACCTATGAATTTAACGACTATTATGTCATTGCGCCTACAATTCAGTTTAGCTTCATTACCGACTTTAGCACCAATGTGTTAGGTGAGAGTGGAAAGCTTGTGCCACGCGGATTTTCTTATGATTCTGGCACAAATAAACAATGGTTAAGTTGTGAGGAATTTTTGGAGTTGCTACAATGA
- the purB gene encoding adenylosuccinate lyase, whose product MVERYAREEMKGLWDLNAKYSAWLEVEKALVRGWNKLGLIPNSDCEKICKNAKFDIARIDEIEAVTKHDLIAFTTSVAESLGEESRWFHYGITSSDCIDTAVALQMRDSLKIIIEDVKHLCEVIKKRALGHKETLMVGRSHGIHGEPITFGLVCAIWYDEIKRHLRALEATLEVISVGQLSGAMGNLAHTPMELEELVCEDLGLKAAPASNQVIQRDRYARLISDLALLASSCEKIAIEIRHLQRTEVYEAEEYFSQGQKGSSAMPHKRNPVLSENITGLCRMIRSFAIPAMENVALWHERDISHSSVERFILPDSFITTDFMLHRLSDLLEKLVVYPKNMMKNLNLTGGLVFSQRILLELPKKGVSRENAYKIVQRNAMKVWTDLQEGKAALNNKGESLYLQYLLSDSELVGLIGENAIKECFEFSYYTKNVEAIFKRVFG is encoded by the coding sequence ATGGTAGAACGATATGCAAGAGAAGAGATGAAAGGGCTTTGGGATTTAAATGCGAAATATTCTGCTTGGCTAGAAGTAGAAAAGGCATTGGTAAGAGGGTGGAATAAACTTGGGTTAATTCCTAATAGTGATTGCGAAAAAATCTGCAAAAATGCAAAATTTGATATTGCGAGAATTGACGAAATTGAAGCAGTTACAAAACACGATTTAATTGCTTTTACAACGAGTGTGGCGGAATCTTTGGGTGAGGAATCACGTTGGTTTCATTATGGTATCACCTCTAGTGATTGTATTGATACTGCTGTGGCACTTCAAATGCGAGATTCCTTAAAAATCATTATAGAAGATGTCAAGCATTTATGCGAAGTGATTAAAAAAAGAGCACTAGGACACAAGGAAACCTTAATGGTGGGACGCTCTCACGGAATCCACGGCGAACCCATTACTTTTGGGCTTGTTTGTGCGATTTGGTATGATGAAATCAAGAGACATTTGAGAGCCTTAGAAGCCACCTTAGAAGTGATTTCAGTGGGGCAACTAAGCGGTGCGATGGGAAATCTCGCACATACACCTATGGAGCTAGAAGAACTTGTCTGCGAGGATTTAGGGCTAAAAGCCGCACCCGCTAGCAATCAAGTAATTCAAAGAGATCGCTATGCAAGACTTATTAGTGATTTAGCACTTCTTGCAAGCAGTTGCGAAAAAATCGCCATAGAGATTCGGCATTTACAACGTACCGAAGTCTATGAGGCAGAGGAATATTTTTCACAAGGACAGAAAGGGAGTAGTGCAATGCCACATAAGCGGAATCCCGTGTTGAGCGAAAATATTACCGGGCTTTGTCGTATGATTCGCTCTTTTGCGATTCCAGCTATGGAAAATGTTGCGTTGTGGCACGAGCGAGACATTAGCCACTCTAGTGTGGAGCGGTTTATTTTACCTGATTCTTTTATTACCACAGATTTTATGCTTCATCGCCTAAGCGACTTGCTTGAGAAGCTTGTCGTCTATCCTAAAAATATGATGAAAAACCTCAATTTAACAGGTGGGCTTGTCTTTTCACAACGCATTTTACTAGAACTTCCCAAAAAGGGCGTCAGTCGTGAAAATGCCTATAAGATCGTGCAACGCAATGCAATGAAAGTATGGACAGATTTGCAAGAGGGCAAAGCCGCTCTTAACAACAAAGGAGAATCTCTTTATTTGCAATATTTATTGTCCGATTCCGAATTGGTTGGGTTAATTGGAGAAAACGCCATCAAAGAATGTTTTGAATTTAGCTATTACACCAAAAATGTAGAGGCAATTTTCAAGCGCGTGTTTGGATAG